The sequence TGCGCACTACCTCGCACGTGATGCTGCAATGGCCGGGCTGCGAGAAGTGGTTTCCGATTTGAGCGGCTCAAATTTGGGAAAAAGATGTTTGGAGGCCATGCCGCCAATATTGTTAAGTATTATGGGTGTACAGCCACTCGTGGGAAAAGAGGTCACTGGGCAGCAGTGTTCGCGATTTTTAGAGTTATTGCGTGGCTTTGCACTCGATCCATCGTCGTCGATCGGACGGTCGAAAGGCGTACCTCGGCTCCCTTGGTTTTACCTTTTTGTATTGCACTTTTGGGCGTATTGGCGTGCTAATAATGAGACTAGTAATATATCGGACATAAGAGGGCTTTTTTCGTGGAAGTTACCTTCAATGAATCAGTGGTCTCCTGTGTCACTCAAGAGGGCGTCAAGTGGTTGGCATAGTCCACTTTTAAGGGAGGAACTCTCCCGCCACTCATTTATGAGTGTGGCTGGAAGCGCGAAGCATGGCGTGCTTGGTGTGCAGATAGGTATCTTGGACGTTTCTGGGTCGTTATCAGTACTGATTGATGCGCTTTCTTCTATCGAAACACATATTTCTAGATCTGAATTTCTTAGGATTTCGGATATTACGGTTTATGGAAATGGAGTGCTTGCGGGTCTTTTTCCTGATGGAATACGACGAACGCTACTGGCGCATTGTGGGGGGCAAGATCAGTTGATGAACAACGCCGACTGCGGTTTTAGGCCTCTTGTATACGGATTGCATAAAACCTGTGCATGCGGGAGATTGATTTGCCCCAAATGCGAGTGCTGCGGTGATGGTCGCTATTCTAATTGTGAGCATCAGTTTGTACGCCAAGAAAAGAGGGCTAAAAGTAAACCTGGCTGGCGCTGAACCCACCAAAAAAGGTGTCAGGGACAATTTCTGACAAACCCCTTGACGGAGACCGATAAGCCATGCAGAGCGTAGCTTCTAATGTAGCGCTTGTTGTCGTCTTGATCTTCGGTCTGCTCCCTGTGGTGCATAGTGCTGCAAAAGGTGTCAGGGACGAATGGCACTTACTTAAGCGTCGTCATCCCCACCCAATCTTCGCCAAGTGACTGATTTGAAAGAGTGGCTGGCGGCCGGGCAAACTGTTGGTCCGACCCAAACAGACGGCCCACAAGGCCGCCAGCCGCTATGCACACTAATTGTCGATCGAGCCGACCGCAACGCTGCCGAATCCGGCAGCGCTCGCAGACGATCCACTCCTACGATTTCTTCAACGCGCTGACCGATCCTGATCTGCTGGATGTCGTCGACCAACAGTTGCCCGCCCATCGTGAACGGCTGTTCCCGCCGACGACCACGTTGTCGCTATTCATGGCGCAGACCTTGAACGCGGACGCGTCGTGCCAGGCGACGATGGATCGCCATGTCGTGGAGCGGATCGCCAACGACCTGCCACCGTGCAGCACGGCCACGGGTGCGTATTGCAAGGCGCGACACCGTTTGCCGTTGGCCATGGTGCGTTCGTTGCTGCAGCACACGGGCGCGTGGCTCATGGGCGAAAGTGCCACCGCGTGGCGATGGCAAGGACGCGCCGTGAAACTGGTGGACGGCACGACCGTCACGATGCCCGATACCGTCGACAACCAGTGGCGTTATCCGCAACCGCACACTCAGAAACCCGGCTTGGGATTCCCTGTCGCTCGGGTGGTCGCGTTGCTGTGCCTGGGCACCGGCGCGGTACTGGATACCGCGCTGGGGCCGCAGGCCGGAAAGGAGGGGAGCGAGCACGCGTTGTTCCACACGTTGCTGCCCAACATCACCGAGGGCGACATCCTGCTTGCCGATCGGTACTACTGCTCCTACGCCATGATTGCCCTGTTGCGGGCGCGCGGTGCCGATGTGGTGTTCCAACAACACCAGCGACGGCACACCGACTTTCGCAAAGGCCAGCAACTCGCCACGCTCGATCACGTGATGGTGTGGAACAAGCCCGCCATGAAGCCGAACTGGCTCAGCCAGGAAGACTTCGATGAGCTACCTGAAACCATGCCGCTTCGCGAAGTCCGCGTCGGTTCCAAAGTGCTGGTCAGCACCTTGCTGTCCCCCGATCAGGTCAGTGCGCAAGGCCTGAAAGCGTTGTATGCCCAGCGCTGGAACATCGAACTGGACTTGCGCAACATCAAGACTACCTTGGGCCTGGATCGACTGGCCTGCAAGACGCCCTCGATGAATGAAAAGCAGTGGTGTGTCGGCCTGCTTGCCTACAACCTTATCCGGTGGTTGATGCTGCGCTCAGCCAAGCTGGCGGACGTCCTGCCGCGCCAACTGAGCTTCAAACACAGCGTGCAACTCTGGCTGGCATGGAGCCAGCGCGGCATGCCTTCGGGCGAAGCACAGATCGAATGCTTGCTGGTTCTCATCGCACAGCGCCGCGTCGGCCGAAGGCCCGGACGCATCGAACCGCGAGCCGTCAAACGAAGACCCAAACCGTTGCCACTCCTCACTCAACCACGTGCCATCGCTCGCGAAAAAATACGGCGATTTGGCCATCCAAAGAGGCTTAAGTAAGTGCCATTCGTGTCAGGGACAATTTCTGACAGCGGTTGGGGGTTTGGGACGTGGGCAAAAGGGGACGGAGGGAATTAAGCCTCGTCCAGCGGGCGGTCTGCGCGTCGCGGCCGACCGCGGTTCCGTACGTGGGCCGGGCGGCCCAGGGCCTTTTCGATCATCGCCTGGAACTTCGCGTCGCCCAGCGCACGCTCTTGTTCGAGGTGCGCGCGGATGCTCGTCAGTTCGTCTTCGCCGACACCCTCACGCAACCAGGCCCGGTAGCACGCCGCGCGCGTCTGAGGATCACGATCCTGCGCCAGGAAGACCGGGTGAGGGTTCACCAACCGGTCCCCTGACAAGTCCAGGTTTGCGTGCACGCTTGACCAGCGGTACTGCTCGGGCAGCGCGACCATGGCCGCGCGTACCGGGTTGAGCTCGATATAGCGGTAGACGGTCATCAGGTAGCGGTCGGTATCGACCAGGCAGGATTTGAAGCGCCCTTGCCAGAGCGTGCCGGATCGCCGATGGCGTTTGTTGAACGCCTGCACGTAGCACTGGCCGACGTTGCGCATCGCGCGCGACACGGCGTCCCTGTCGACAGGCGTCAACAGCAGATGCACATGATTGCCCATGAAGACGTAGGCGTGCACGGCGATATCGTGCTCGGTCATCGTCTCGCACAGAAGCTCGTAGAAGCGGCTGCGATCGAGGTCGTCGACGAAGATCGCGCAGCGATTGACGCCGCGCTGGGTAACGTGAAGGGGAGTGCCTGCAAGCTGGAGGCGCGGGCGACGTGGCATGGCCGCAAGCGTGCTGGCCGGCGACTGCCCGCGCAGCCGGTGGAGTGAGACGGCTGTGGTAGGGTTCCTCCTGAGGGCGCGTCTCTTGATTCCGTCCGTCCCTTTCAAAGCGTCCCGTTTAGGCGGCAGGATTCAAGTGGCCGGTTTTCCGGCCGATAATGCAGGCACGCCCGCGTGCCAGCGGGAGTTCCGTCCGGGAGGTGGTTTCCGTTGAGCATGCCAGTGGTTTCCGAAACCCCATGACGCAAGCGCAAGACCCCGACGAACGTTACGTCCGCATCGCGGTCATGATCATGCTGGTGTTGACGTTGTTCGCCAGCGCCTGCGCCACCCTGATCCATTGGCTTGCGCCCATCCATCGCATGCTGGATCTGGTCATTCCTCCAGCCATCTGCGTCCTCAGTGTCGGTCTGATCACGACCCTGGTGCGACGTCCGGATTGGATGCTCGGCATCGTGCGGATCGACCTGCTGGCCGCGGGCGTCGCCCTCGCGGCGCCGGCGTGGCTCTACACGTTGCAGGCGACCCTGACGCCCGGCGTGCAGTTGATCGACATCCTGCCGCCCGTGTCTTCGTTGTTCGTGGTGTTCCTGATCATGCTGATGATCTTCCTCCCCGGCCGGCTGGCTTTTCTCATGGCAGCCCTGAGCTGGGTGCTGATCGCGCTGCCGGTGCTGGTCTACCTGCTGTTGCATGGGCAGGAAATGTGGTCGCCGCGGGGCCGGGATCTGCTGATGGCGTATGGTCCGGCGAGCATCATGGTCGTCGTCCTGCTGCCTGTGCAGCGGGCGCTGGTCGGCAAGATCAGGCGACTGGCCCTGGAACGGGACCGGATGGAGGTCATGCTTCGCCGGGATCCGCTGACGGGCGTGCAGAGCCGCCTGCTCGGCGAGCAGATGTTGCGTCAGGTGCTGAGCGAACGGATCCCTGCCGGCGTGATCATGCTGGACTTGGACAAGTTCAAGGCGATCAACGACACGCACGGCCATCCGATGGGCGACAAGGTGCTGCAGGCGGTGGCCGACGCTTGCCAGGGGCTGCTGCGCGCGGGCAAAACCATCTCGCGCTGGGGTGGCGAAGAATTCCTGGTGATCGTGCCGAACGTCGATGCGCCCGGCTTGCAGAGGGTGGCCGAACGCCTGCGGTTGGCGATCGCCGACTTGTCCGTCGCGCCTGTCGGGCAGGTAACCGCATCGCTTGGGGCCACGTTGCTCCAGAGCTGGGACAACCAGGAAACCGTGCTGCAACGTGCGGACCAGGCGCTCTACCGCGCCAAGGAGCAGGGCGGAAACCGGGTGGTGGCCGCTCCGGCGCCAATCGCGGCAGGTACGACGCCGCAAAAAACGGGGTCAGGTTCACCTACAACCGTTTGAATTGCTACGCGCGGGAGGAAAAAAGGTGTCAGCGACAATTTCTGACAGCGGTTGGGGGCTTGGGACGAGGCGGTCGCTGGGCCTGTGCTGATGGTTGTTGGCGGGGCGGGGTGGGACGCTGTCGGGCATGGCTCGACTTCCGCGTTTCAACCTTCCCGGCATTCCCCAGCATGTGGTGCAGCGGGGGAACAACCGGCTGCCTTGTTTCCTGGATGACCTGGATCGCCAGCGCTACCTGCAGTGCCTGCATCACGCACTCGAACGTTTCGGGTGCAGGCTGCACACCTATACGTGCTGATGAGCAACCACGTGCACCTGCTGCTGACGCCGGGCGCGTCGGGCGCACTGTCGCGGTTGATGCACACCTTCGCCCGGAACTATGCGGGCTTGTTCAATGGGCGGCACGGT is a genomic window of Rhodanobacter thiooxydans containing:
- a CDS encoding IS4 family transposase: MHTNCRSSRPQRCRIRQRSQTIHSYDFFNALTDPDLLDVVDQQLPAHRERLFPPTTTLSLFMAQTLNADASCQATMDRHVVERIANDLPPCSTATGAYCKARHRLPLAMVRSLLQHTGAWLMGESATAWRWQGRAVKLVDGTTVTMPDTVDNQWRYPQPHTQKPGLGFPVARVVALLCLGTGAVLDTALGPQAGKEGSEHALFHTLLPNITEGDILLADRYYCSYAMIALLRARGADVVFQQHQRRHTDFRKGQQLATLDHVMVWNKPAMKPNWLSQEDFDELPETMPLREVRVGSKVLVSTLLSPDQVSAQGLKALYAQRWNIELDLRNIKTTLGLDRLACKTPSMNEKQWCVGLLAYNLIRWLMLRSAKLADVLPRQLSFKHSVQLWLAWSQRGMPSGEAQIECLLVLIAQRRVGRRPGRIEPRAVKRRPKPLPLLTQPRAIAREKIRRFGHPKRLK
- a CDS encoding transposase, coding for MPRRPRLQLAGTPLHVTQRGVNRCAIFVDDLDRSRFYELLCETMTEHDIAVHAYVFMGNHVHLLLTPVDRDAVSRAMRNVGQCYVQAFNKRHRRSGTLWQGRFKSCLVDTDRYLMTVYRYIELNPVRAAMVALPEQYRWSSVHANLDLSGDRLVNPHPVFLAQDRDPQTRAACYRAWLREGVGEDELTSIRAHLEQERALGDAKFQAMIEKALGRPAHVRNRGRPRRADRPLDEA
- a CDS encoding GGDEF domain-containing protein, with the protein product MTQAQDPDERYVRIAVMIMLVLTLFASACATLIHWLAPIHRMLDLVIPPAICVLSVGLITTLVRRPDWMLGIVRIDLLAAGVALAAPAWLYTLQATLTPGVQLIDILPPVSSLFVVFLIMLMIFLPGRLAFLMAALSWVLIALPVLVYLLLHGQEMWSPRGRDLLMAYGPASIMVVVLLPVQRALVGKIRRLALERDRMEVMLRRDPLTGVQSRLLGEQMLRQVLSERIPAGVIMLDLDKFKAINDTHGHPMGDKVLQAVADACQGLLRAGKTISRWGGEEFLVIVPNVDAPGLQRVAERLRLAIADLSVAPVGQVTASLGATLLQSWDNQETVLQRADQALYRAKEQGGNRVVAAPAPIAAGTTPQKTGSGSPTTV